A window from Triticum aestivum cultivar Chinese Spring chromosome 6D, IWGSC CS RefSeq v2.1, whole genome shotgun sequence encodes these proteins:
- the LOC123145388 gene encoding heterogeneous nuclear ribonucleoprotein 1: MKQQDGASPAKMFIGGLSRQTSMGTFKEYFGKYGEIIDAVIMKDRHTQKPRGFGFITYSDPAIVDRVIEDNHVIDGKQVEIKRTIPKGAAPLKDFKTKKIFVGGLPTALTDGEFKDFFSKFGKVVEHEIICDHSTNRSRGFGFIVFDAEKTVDELLAKKGNKIDLNGTQVEIKKAEPKKPSNPPHSLDSKPRRSPYADGYDGFASRYNNGGRFAPYKSPGFGARPGSYSSAYVPGDYSSSYGGYDGAFGGYHGESSLYTSRFGGSYGGGLGGAYGRDAVPYGGGLGGAYGRDAVPYGTSSYGPSYDSSGASADPSVRSGVGGLYGARGGYGSSSGGGATGRYHPYAGFCLFLVVDFEVALHTALPTYPASQFSIVDPIVL, translated from the exons ATGAAGCAGCAGGATGGAGCTAGCCCCGC CAAGATGTTCATTGGCGGGCTCTCCAGGCAGACAAGCATGG GTACGTTCAAAGAGTACTTCGGGAAGTACGGTGAGATAATCGATGCGGTAATAATGAAGGACCGCCATACCCAAAAGCCCAGAGGCTTTGGATTTATTACCTATTCAGATCCTGCTATTGTTGACAGAGTGATTGAAGATAACCATGTCATCGATGGCAAGCAG GTCGAAATTAAAAGGACTATCCCGAAGGGTGCTGCCCCCCTGAAAGATTTCAAGACAAAGAAGATTTTTGTTGGCGGATTGCCTACTGCTCTAACAGATG GTGAATTCAAGGACttcttttcaaagtttggaaaGGTGGTGGAACATGAGATCATCTGTGATCATTCGACCAACCGGTCACGAGGATTTGGATTTATAGTGTTTGATGCAGAAAAAACTGTAGATGAATTGTTAGCTAAGAAAGGCAATAAGATTGATCTAAATGGTACTCAG GTGGAGATCAAGAAGGCAGAACCAAAGAAACCCTCTAACCCACCTCATTCACTTGATAGCAAACCTAGGAGATCTCCTTATGCAGATGGTTATGATGGATTTGCCAGCCGTTACAACAATGGTGGTCGCTTTGCCCCCTATAAATCACCTGGTTTTGGCGCTAGGCCTGGCAGCTACAGTAGTGCTTATGTTCCTGGTGACTATAGTAGCAGCTATGGTGGTTATGATGGAGCATTTGGAGGTTATCATGGAGAATCGTCGCTCTACACCAGTCGTTTTGGTGGCAGTTATGGTGGTGGTTTAGGTGGTGCATATGGGCGTGATGCTGTGCCTTATGGTGGTGGTTTAGGTGGTGCATATGGGCGTGATGCTGTGCCTTATGGCACTTCTAGCTATGGTCCTAGTTATGACTCTTCAGGTGCCAGTGCCGATCCTAGTGTTAGGTCTGGCGTGGGTGGACTCTATGGTGCTAGGGGAGGCTATGGTAGCAGCAGTGGTGGTGGTGCTACTGGTCGCTACCATCCATATGCAGG gttttgcttgtttttggttgtTGATTTCGAAGTTGCTTTACATACAGCATTGCCAACCTATCCAGCATCGCAGTTTTCAATTGTTGATCCTATAGTGCTCTAG
- the LOC123145387 gene encoding aspartyl protease APCB1, with amino-acid sequence MPIPPPPPPPPPPEPPQLHGVVIITLPPPDQPSKGKTITAFTYTDEPGAGAPALPPHRGPPMATAGREARRSRRAVSRRAGAMVLVLGALALAAYYSFYSDVAVQFLGMEEEEAQKERNETKSFLFQLYPKAHQGRALREFGDIKLAAKRVDDGGGRKVTKKLDVKGATSAGTNSTVLLPIKGNVFPDGQYYTSIFVGNPPRPYFLDVDTGSDLTWIQCDAPCTNCAQGPHPLYKPAKEKIVPPRDLLCQELQGDQNYCETCKQCDYEIEYADRSSSMGVLAKDDMHLIATNGGKEKLDFVFGCAYDQQGQLLSSPAKTDGILGLSSAAISLPSQLASKGIISNIFGHCITRETNGGGYMFLGDDYVPRWGMTWAPIRGGPDNLYHTEAQKVNYGDQELSMHGHAGNSVQVIFDSGSSYTYLPEEMYKNLIDAIKDDSPNFVQDSSDTTLPLCWKADFSVRSFFKPLNLHFGRRWFVVPKTFTIVPDDYLIISEKGNVCLGLLNGTEINHGSTIIVGDVSLRGKLVVHDNERRQIGWANSECTKAQSQKGFPFFL; translated from the exons ATGCCGATACCAccgcccccgccccctcctccgccgccggagcCCCCGCAGCTCCACGGCGTGGTCATCATCACCCTCCCGCCCCCCGACCAGCCCTCCAAGGGCAAGACCATCACCGCCTTCACCTACACCGACGAGCCGGGCGCTGGCGCTCCGGCCCTGCCGCCGCATCGGGGGCCTCCGATGGCTACCGCGGGGAGGGAGGCCAGGCGATCGAGGCGGGCGGTCTCGCGGCGGGCGGGGGCGATGGTCCTCGTGCTGGGCGCGCTCGCGCTCGCGGCCTACTACAGCTTCTACTCGGACGTGGCCGTGCAGTTCCtcgggatggaggaggaggaggcgcagaagGAGCGGAACGAGACCAAGTCGTTCCTGTTCCAGCTCTACCCCAAGGCGCACCAGGGCCGCGCGCTGCGGGAATTCGGCGACATCAAGCTCGCCGCCAAGAGGGTCGATGACGGCGGCGGCAGGAAGGTCACGAAGAAGCTGGATGTCAAGGGGGCGACATCGGCTGGGACGAACTCCACAGTTCTGCTCCCGATCAAGGGCAATGTGTTCCCCGATGG GCAGTATTACACATCTATCTTTGTTGGCAATCCACCAAGACCTTATTTCCTTGATGTTGATACTGGAAGCGATTTAACATGGATTCAGTGTGACGCACCATGCACAAACTGTGCCCAA GGACCTCATCCTTTATATAAGCCAGCAAAAGAAAAGATAGTCCCTCCCAGGGATTTGCTATGTCAAGAGTTGCAAGGCGATCAGAACTACTGCGaaacttgcaagcaatgtgactatgaGATTGAATATGCCGATAGAAGCTCGTCTATGGGTGTTCTTGCGAAGGATGATATGCATCTAATCGCTACAAATGGTGGAAAGGAAAAGCTAGACTTTGTATTTGG GTGTGCATATGATCAGCAAGGCCAGCTTTTGTCCTCACCAGCAAAGACCGATGGGATTCTTGGTCTTAGCAGTGCAGCAATAAGCCTTCCTAGTCAGCTGGCCAGCAAAGGAATTATTTCCAACATTTTCGGTCATTGTATCACTAGAGAAACAAATGGTGGGGGGTACATGTTTCTGGGTGATGATTATGTACCAAGATGGGGAATGACATGGGCTCCTATTCGAGGTGGTCCAGA TAACTTATACCACACAGAGGCCCAGAAAGTAAATTATGGAGATCAGGAGCTCAGTATGCACGGGCACGCAGGAAATTCTGTTCAAGTGATTTTTGATAGTGGGAGCTCGTATACATACCTTCCAGAGGAGATGTATAAAAACCTTATTGATGCT ATTAAAGATGACTCTCCCAATTTTGTCCAAGATAGCTCAGATACGACATTACCTTTATGCTGGAAAGCTGATTTTTCTGTTAG GTCCTTCTTCAAGCCCTTGAACCTTCATTTTGGGAGAAGATGGTTTGTCGTGCCGAAAACATTCACCATTGTTCCCGATGATTACTTGATCATCAGT GAAAAGGGCAATGTTTGTCTGGGGCTGCTAAATGGAACAGAGATCAATCATGGGTCAACCATAATAGTCGGAG ATGTTTCTCTGCGCGGCAAACTAGTTGTGCATGACAATGAGCGGAGGCAGATCGGATGGGCAAATTCAGAGTGCACCAAGGCACAATCACAGAAGGGCTTTCCCTTCTTCCTCTGA
- the LOC123141749 gene encoding aluminum-activated malate transporter 5-like, with protein MATLPPEQRTLRAALDQRGLAEPLLSSYRSDGHHEARGDGPLRRAAGAVCAAGRELWTFSRNDPRKPVYAAKVATALALITLLVFLREPSDIVSHSVWAILTVVVVFEFSIGATLSKGLNRGLGTLTAGGLALAVAESARHMGDQDIVFLIITTFAVGFATTLIKVHPQMKLYEYGLRVFLLTFCYVTVSGYNTGEFVGGTAVSRFLLIVIGGAVSLAVNIGIYPIWAGEDLHHLVARNFARVAESLEGCVDGYLTCMEYQRVPSKILTYQASDDPLYSGYRAAVEAQTQEETLLGFAIWEPPHGPYKMMKYPWQSYTKVGGALRHCSFAVMALHGCILSEIQSAPENRQVFSAELHRVGDEAAKVLRELGHRVKTMTRLSSPNILSEVLHAAEELQKKIDQRSYLLVNTDRWGEDTAASTTTCSRHEAGAGASRDNEAPPPPSEHAVIINIPPMHDSESNTSLARIASVNVPPLHKSESNTTLARAAGVSLPPLHKSESTTTLARAAGVNIPPLHKSESNTTLARTASVSVPPLHKSESNTTLARAAGVSIPPSHKSELNTTLARTTSVSIPPLQESESTTTLARAAALGSMHKSESNTSLARFDSAASWAAMSLADGLALKPQGSWHHRMPPFHPGQPLEAAESRTYESASALSLGTFASLLIEFVARLGNLVNAVEELSDKAGFKDPVEQPSVLSREETGVFGRMTKFFRQKR; from the exons atgGCGACGCTGCCGCCGGAGCAGCGCACGCTGCGCGCGGCGCTGGACCAGCGGGGGCTCGCGGAGCCGCTGCTGTCGTCCTACCGGAGCGACGGCCACCACGAGGCGCGGGGCGATGGGCCCCttcggcgggcggcgggggcggtgtgCGCGGCCGGCAGGGAGCTGTGGACGTTCTCGCGCAATGACCCCAGGAAGCCCGTGTACGCGGCCAAGGTGGCCACGGCGCTCGCTCTCATCACGCTGCTCGTCTTCCTCCGCGAGCCAAGCGACATTGTCAGCCACTCCGTCTGGGCCATCCTCACCGTCGTCGTTGTCTTCGAGTTCAGCATCG gTGCAACCTTGAGCAAAGGCCTTAATAGGGGATTGGGGACTCTGACGGCAGGCGGGCTTGCTCTAGCAGTTGCTGAATCGGCAAGGCACATGGGCGACCAGGACATAGTGTTtctcatcatcaccaccttcgccGTTG GATTCGCTACAACCTTGATAAAGGTGCACCCCCAGATGAAGCTGTACGAGTACGGGCTCCGCGTCTTCCTGCTCACCTTCTGCTACGTCACGGTGTCCGGGTACAACACGGGGGAGTTCGTCGGCGGCACGGCCGTGAGCAGGTTCCTGCTCATCGTCATCGGCGGCGCCGTCAGCCTGGCGGTGAACATAGGCATATACCCGATCTGGGCGGGAGAGGACCTGCACCACCTGGTGGCCAGGAACTTCGCCAGAGTCGCTGAATCCTTGGAAG GATGCGTCGATGGATACCTGACATGCATGGAGTACCAAAGGGTTCCTTCCAAGATTCTCACGTACCAAGCTTCGGACGATCCCCTGTACAGTGGGTACAGGGCGGCTGTCGAGGCACAGACGCAAGAGGAAACACTG CTGGGATTTGCCATATGGGagccaccgcacgggccgtacaagATGATGAAGTACCCCTGGCAGAGCTACACCAAGGTTGGCGGCGCGCTGAGGCACTGCTCCTTCGCCGTCATGGCGCTGCACGGGTGCATACTGTCGGAGATCCAGTCGGCGCCGGAGAACAGGCAGGTGTTCAGCGCCGAGCTCCACAGGGTGGGCGATGAGGCGGCCAAGGTGCTGCGGGAGCTCGGGCACCGGGTGAAGACCATGACCAGGCTGAGCTCGCCCAACATCCTCTCCGAGGTCCTCCACGCCGCCGAGGAGTTGCAGAAGAAGATCGACCAGCGGTCCTACCTCCTCGTCAACACGGATCGTTGGGGGGAGGacaccgccgcctccaccaccacctgCAGCCGGCACGAGGCAGGAGCCGGAGCCTCCAGGGACAatgaggcgccgccgccgccgtcggagcACGCCGTCATCATCAACATCCCTCCAATGCACGATTCGGAGTCGAACACGTCCCTCGCCCGGATCGCCAGCGTCAACGTCCCTCCACTGCACAAGTCGGAGTCGAACACGACCCTCGCCCGGGCCGCCGGCGTCAGCCTCCCTCCACTGCACAAGTCAGAGTCGACCACAACCCTCGCCCGGGCCGCCGGCGTCAACATCCCTCCGCTGCACAAGTCGGAGTCGAACACGACCCTCGCCCGGACCGCCAGCGTCAGCGTCCCTCCACTGCACAAGTCGGAGTCGAACACGACCCTCGCCCGGGCCGCCGGCGTCAGCATTCCTCCATCGCACAAGTCGGAGTTGAACACGACCCTCGCCCGGACCACCAGCGTCAGCATCCCTCCACTGCAGGAGTCGGAGTCGACCACGACCCTCGCCCGGGCCGCGGCCCTCGGCAGCATGCACAAGTCGGAGTCGAACACGTCGCTCGCCCGGTTCGACTCGGCGGCGTCGTGGGCGGCCATGTCGTTGGCGGACGGCCTGGCGCTCAAGCCCCAGGGGTCCTGGCACCACCGGATGCCGCCGTTCCACCCGGGCCAGCCGCTCGAGGCCGCGGAGTCGAGGACGTACGAGAGCGCGAGCGCGCTGTCGCTGGGCACCTTCGCGTCGCTCCTCATCGAGTTCGTGGCGCGGCTCGGGAACCTCGTCAACGCCGTCGAGGAGCTCAGCGACAAGGCCGGCTTCAAGGATCCCGTGGAGCAGCCATCCGTGTTAAGCAGGGAGGAGACTGGTGTTTTTGGCAGAATGACCAAGTTTTTCAGGCAGAAGAGATGA